In Bacillus sp. S3, the sequence CATCTGTCGGCTTGCTTTCCTCATCCACCAACACCTTTGATTCTTTAAAATCAAAGTCGATGGCGCCGCGCTTCATCCGTTTGTTGCGGAGGATGGCAGCAAGTTCTTCCATCAATTCAAACATCGGCACAAGTGGTTCGTAGCGTCCGCGTGTTTCCTCATCTTTTTCAACAAGAATCAGATTCACATCATGGTAGGTCATCCGCTCGGTTGTTTTGATGACACTTTGAAAAATTTCATGGGAAACAACGGCGCCCTCATCTGAAATTTCCATTTCACATGATAAAACAAGCCGGTCCACCTTCGGATTCAATGAACAAATCCCGTTCGAGAGGCGATGAGGAATCATCGGAATCACTCGGTCTACTAAATACACACTTGTTGCCCGTTGCTCTGCTTCAAGGTCGATTGGCGTTCCTTCTTTTACATAATAACTGACATCTGCGATATGAACGCCAAGTTTATAGTTGCCGTTCTCAAGCTTTGTGACGGTTACCGCATCATCAAGGTCCTTCGCATCGGCCCCGTCAATGGTGACAATCGTTTCATTCCGCAAGTCGCGGCGATTGGTCAATTCACTTTCATCAATCGTTTCAGGTGTGTCATTTGCCTGTTTAAGCACCTCATCAGGGAAGGCCATTGGCAGGCCGTGCTTATGTATGACAGAAAGAATATCCACTCCTGGGTCATTTTTATGCCCCAATATCGTTATGACTTCTCCTTCCGCACTCTTTCGCCCTTCAGGGTACGTGACAAGCTTCACGACCACCTTATGTCCCTCCACTGCTCCTTTAGAAGCGGCTTTTGGAATAAAAATATCACTGGCAAATTTCTTGTCATCTGGAATCACAAAGCCAAAGCTCTTGCTTTCAACGTATGTTCCGACGACTTGCTGTACACCGCGTTCAATGATACGGACGATGGTTCCTTCGCGGCGCTGTCCGGAGGTTTCTGATGAAATACGGGCTAACACGGTGTCTCCATGCATCGCGGTGTTTGTTTCATTCGGCGGGATAAAAATATCATCCATCCCCGGCTCATCAGGAACCACAAAGGCAAAGCCTTTCGCATGGCCGATAAGCTTTCCGCGAATTAAGTTCATTTTTTGCGGCAGACCGTAACGATTGCTGCGGGTCCGAACGACGAGACCCTTTTCTTCCATTTGTACAAGGGCTTTGACAAACTCTTTGAAATCACTGGAGTCCTGAATGCCAAATGCCTCCTCCAGCTCCTGAACCGTCAATGGCTTGTAGGCCTCATCCCTCATATATTGCAAAAGCCTGTCAATGTGCTTTTGTATGTTGTCTTCCAAACAAATCCCTCCTTAAGGGGTTTTATTAATCGTGCCAGTCTAATTTTTCTAAAAAGCTATAAACGTCTTCATGAAGCTGATCACGTTCTTTATCTAGTGTGATGACGTGACCGGACTCTTCATACCATTTGATTTCCTTTTTGACTGACTCGATATTCTCATAAATAATGTTGGCACTTTCCGTATTAATCATGTTGTCGTGGCGAGCCTGAACGACAAATGTCGGTGCATAGATCATATCGACATTTTCCCGGACGTCGGCGATTAATTGCTGCAGTGCTTTTAACGTTTTCATTGGTGTTTTTTTAAACTCATTCATTTCCATTTCGATTTGCTCGTCAGTTTTTCCTTCATATCTTTTATATTGACGGGCATATTCTAAAATTCCCTGGTACATCACTTCTTCACTTTTAATATGCATCGGTGCGCACATTGGCACAATCGCTTTTATAGGTACAGTGTATCCTATTTTCAGGGAAAAAACACCGCCAAGGGACAGTCCGGCTACAGCAATTTCTTCGTGGCCTTTATTTTTTAAAAAATTGTATCCATTTATGACATCCTGCCACCAGTCATCCGGACCTGTGTGGACAAGCTCCTCAGGGGGTACTCCGTGTCCTTTGTAGTGGGGGGCATGGCAGGTGTAGCCTTTCTTTTCAAGGAAGCGTCCGAGCATCCGGACGTCTGCTGAATTCCCGGTGAATCCGTGAAGCAGGAGTACGGCTCTCTTGCCGCCTTCAAAAGTAAATGGCTTTGGTACAGAGACTTTCATGTAAAAAACTCCTTTTGTTTCAATTCGCTTATATTAGTTTAAGCAAACCGAGGGGGAACATGCTAGAAAAAAGGCTTGCAGCAGATGGGTTGTTGATTTTGAGCAGCTGTATAACAGGACTTTCGGCGTTTTTGGGATAGTTTGCGACCCTTGGCCAGTGAATTCCACCAACTTGTTTTTGCCCATATTTTGAACAGGAATTCCCCATCTGAATTCCCTAACATAAATGTACCCGCTAAATGCAACAAAAAAACCCGGCGCTGCGGCCGAGTTTATCAGTTGAATATTAGATTTTAAAGTAAGTTACTGCAAGAGCAAGGATGAAGAATAATACTGATAGAACAATCGTAATACGATGTAGAATCAGGTCGATTCCTCGCGCTTTTTGTTTACCAAATAAGGATTCAGCACCACCTGAAATGGCACCGGATAAACCTGCGCTCTTTCCAGATTGAAGTAATACAACGGCAATAAGACCAATACTTACGATAACTAATAGTGTAACGACAAATGCATGCATGAAGGCCACCTCCTGTAGACGTACATTTCACAGTATATTAAATTTACCATATTATCTGCCTTTTAACAATAGTTGTTATTGTGAAATCTTGTAAACGAATACTGGAAATGCTAGAGTTGACCACCACAATCAGTTATCTTAAAACGGACGAGGCCATTCTCACATATGTATGCCTTTTCCCTCTTACGACAATCGAGTAGGCGGTAATATTTTCAGGAATCGACATTCCTGATGCACCGGCATCGCCAATATGGAATAAATCCGCGCCGGCCATTTTGCTGTTTAAGGCGATTTGTTTAATTGTTGCTTCGTCGGATCCTTCCTGGCTTGTGCCTGTTGTTAAAATGGCCAGTGCTCCTTTTTCATGAACGATGTCTACTAACTTCGCCGTTTTCTCGACGGTAAAACCTGGCACGGTTCCAGGTGATGGGATGAGGATGATGTCTGCGCCTGCTTCAATAAAACCGTGCAGCGTTTCCGTTGACATTAGACTGCCTCCGACCTCACCGGCGACACCAGCGCTATGCATTTTTCCAGCAATAATCAAGCCGTCTTCCCCGAATACCGTTCGAGCGACTTGGATCGCTTTCGTGATTTCAGCATTCGAAACACCAGTTTTCGGATTTCCTGTTAGGCAGACAAAATCAAAGCCTAGTTCCTTCGCCTTCCTCAATGACTTTTCCGTTGCCAGCCTTCCCTCCGGCAATTCAATCAGTGCCTCCACACGGTCAGCATCTACATCAACCGGCTCCAAATTAAGACCAATCGGCCGTCCGACAAGCTTTTTCAACGTGTGAACAATGGTATCAGGCTCCACTTCGGGAAGTCCTGCCATACTTGGGCTAAACACATCGAAGAAGTTTAGCAGGATCAGGTCGGCGCCAAAGGCTGCAGCCATTTCAGCATTGGTGACGGCTGGATAATAGGGCGTCACAGCACCGATCACCTCTGCAACGATTGTTCTCCCTTCAGAAGCGAGGATGGATTGTTTCAGTTCACGCCCGGTCATTTTTTCAAAATCAGATGCCGTACAATCTAACAAACGCTTCATAGATATTCCTCCAATTATTGTTTTACTTTAAAATGCTCATCAATAAATTGTTGTTCTTCTTTAACAGATGCAATACCCTTTGCAGCCCCAACCGTGCCGCCTTGAAGTTTCCATACTGCGTTATGGTCATGGTCGACTTGGGAAAAATCACTTTTGGACCAGCGCGTTAAAATGTCTAAGTAGACAGAAGCATGCTCATATTTCGCGCGATTATCAGATACTACTTCTATTAACCGTTTCACGCGATTAGGTGTAAGCGGGAGCGCCCCCCACTTTTTAGCTGCTTTTACTTTTTGATGTGACATTTGATGAATAGCCGCCATGACCTCTTCTTCTGGCATATCTAGCGGAAAATCTTTTTCTACTTTCGCCATGTTAGTGTCTTCCACCATCACGACCGTTTCGCCATCTTTTGTTTTTTCGACGTTCACGGTGACTGTTTCTTTTTGAAAAGGCAGCGAGCCTGTCGAAAAATAATAATAGGTTCCTAATAGGATGATAGCAAGAGTCATAATTGTGCGTTGTGTCCAGGAAAGATTTTTAAAATATTTTTTCATATGTATTGTGCCCCAATCTTTCTGTTGAATCATTAGGTTGTTTACTATATAAATTAAACACAACTTGGTTATTTCCTGCTTTTATTTTTTCAAGTGCACTTGCCAATAAAAACAACCCCCGGCCATGTTTATTGACCGGGGGTTGTTTTTTTCAGGTATTATTTGCTCAAGTTGTAGAATGATTTAAGACCATTGTATTGAGATGTTTCACCTAATTGGTCTTCGATACGAAGCAATTGGTTGTATTTCGCTACGCGGTCTGTACGTGATGGTGCACCTGTTTTGATTTGACCAGCGTTTGTTGCAACAGCGATATCAGCGATTGTGTTATCTTCTGTTTCACCAGAACGGTGGGAAATAACTGCAGTGTAGCCAGCACGTTTTGCCATTTCAATGGCATCAAATGTTTCTGTAAGTGTACCGATTTGGTTTACTTTGATTAAGATCGAGTTGCCGATTCCTTTTTCGATACCTTCAGCAAGCTTCTTCGTGTTTGTAACAAATAAATCGTCACCCACTAATTGAACTTTCTTGCCAAGACGCTCGGTTAACAGCTTGTGGCCTTCCCAGTCGTTTTCGTCTAGGCCGTCTTCAATAGAGATGATTGGGTATTTGTTTGCTAGTTCTTCGTACCAGTCAACCATTTCTGCAGACGTTTTTACAACGCCTTCGCCGGCAAGATGATATTTTCCGTCTTCTTTGTTATAGAACTCTGAAGATGCAGCATCCATTGCAAGCATAACTTCTTCACCAGGCTTGTAGCCGGCTTTTTCGATTGCTTCGACAATCGTTTGAAGGGCTTCTTCGTTTGAACCTAAGTTTGGTGCAAAGCCGCCTTCGTCACCAACAGCTGTGTTAAGGCCTTTGCCTTTTAGAACTGATTTTAAGGTATGGAAAATTTCCGCACCCATGCGAAGCGCTTCTTTAAAGTTTGGCGCACCTACAGGCATGATCATGAATTCTTGGATATCCACGTTGTTATCAGCATGCTCGCCGCCGTTTACGATGTTCATCATTGGCACTGGAAGCTGCTTAGAGTTGAAGCCGCCAAGATATTGGTATAAAGGAATATCTAAATAGTTTGCTGCAGCATGTGCAACTGCCATAGATACACCAAGGATCGCGTTAGCGCCTAGTTTGCCTTTGTTATCCGTTCCGTCAAGTTCGATTAACGCGTGGTCAACAGCCACTTGGTCAAGTACGCTGAATTCTTCGCCTACAAGCATTGGAGCGATGATTTCGTTAACGTTGTCAACTGCTTTTAATACACCTTTTCCTAGGTAACGGTCTTTGTCACCGTCACGAAGCTCAACTGCTTCATATTCACCAGTTGAAGCACCGCTTGGTACTAATGCGCGTCCGAAGGCGCCTGATTCTGTAAAAACTTCAACCTCAACAGTAGGGTTACCGCGGGAATCTAACACTTCACGTGCATATACGTCTGCAATAAATGGCATGTAAATCTCTCCTTAAAAATTATTTAATTAATGTTTTTCCAGTCATTTCAGCTGGTTGGTTAAGCTTTAATAAATCTAGCATAGTTGGAGCCAAATCACCAAGGATTCCGCCTTCACGTAATTCTATACCCTGTTTTGTGACAATCACCGGTACAGGATTCGTTGTGTGCGCCGTCATCGGCTCGCCTTCAAGTGTGATAACCTCATCGGCATTTCCATGGTCAGCAGTAATAATCGCTGATCCGCCTTTTTCAAGGATTAAATCGACAATTTTTCCTAAGCATTCGTCAACCGTTTCGATCGCCTTTATCGTTGGCTCGAGCATACCTGAGTGACCAACCATATCAGGGTTTGCGAAGTTTAGGATAATCGCATCAACTTTATCATTTTGGATTTCATTCATTAATGCTTCGGTTACTTCGTAGGCACTCATTTCAGGCTGAAGATCATAGGTTGCAACCTTTGGCGAGTTGATTAAAATCCGCTCTTCCCCAGGGAACTTTTCTTCACGGCCGCCGCTCATAAAGAAGGTAACATGCGGATATTTTTCTGTTTCAGCAATGCGCAGCTGCTTTAAGTTATTTTGTGACAATACTTCACCTAACGTGTTGTCAAGGTTTG encodes:
- the rnr gene encoding ribonuclease R, with translation MRDEAYKPLTVQELEEAFGIQDSSDFKEFVKALVQMEEKGLVVRTRSNRYGLPQKMNLIRGKLIGHAKGFAFVVPDEPGMDDIFIPPNETNTAMHGDTVLARISSETSGQRREGTIVRIIERGVQQVVGTYVESKSFGFVIPDDKKFASDIFIPKAASKGAVEGHKVVVKLVTYPEGRKSAEGEVITILGHKNDPGVDILSVIHKHGLPMAFPDEVLKQANDTPETIDESELTNRRDLRNETIVTIDGADAKDLDDAVTVTKLENGNYKLGVHIADVSYYVKEGTPIDLEAEQRATSVYLVDRVIPMIPHRLSNGICSLNPKVDRLVLSCEMEISDEGAVVSHEIFQSVIKTTERMTYHDVNLILVEKDEETRGRYEPLVPMFELMEELAAILRNKRMKRGAIDFDFKESKVLVDEESKPTDVVLRERSVAERLIEEFMLAANETVAEHFHWLDVPFIYRIHEDPKEDKLRRFFEFITNFGYIVRGTANDVHPRALQEIIEEVQGKPEEMVISTVMLRSMQQAKYDPESLGHFGLSTEFYTHFTSPIRRYPDTIVHRLIRTYLIEGKLDEATQEKWNARLPEIAQHSSKMERRAVDAERETDELKKAEYMEDKIGVEYDGIISSVTNFGMFVELPNTIEGLVHVSYMTDDYYRFDERHFAMIGERTGNVFRIGDEITVRVVKVNKDERAIDFEIVGMKGTPRRERSETPKIFKTRSDTDKPRRNKQKGDRDQGRNGSRNQKSDSGDTQGKKPKKKRKFYDNVPKSKSTKRRNK
- a CDS encoding alpha/beta hydrolase → MKVSVPKPFTFEGGKRAVLLLHGFTGNSADVRMLGRFLEKKGYTCHAPHYKGHGVPPEELVHTGPDDWWQDVINGYNFLKNKGHEEIAVAGLSLGGVFSLKIGYTVPIKAIVPMCAPMHIKSEEVMYQGILEYARQYKRYEGKTDEQIEMEMNEFKKTPMKTLKALQQLIADVRENVDMIYAPTFVVQARHDNMINTESANIIYENIESVKKEIKWYEESGHVITLDKERDQLHEDVYSFLEKLDWHD
- the secG gene encoding preprotein translocase subunit SecG; its protein translation is MHAFVVTLLVIVSIGLIAVVLLQSGKSAGLSGAISGGAESLFGKQKARGIDLILHRITIVLSVLFFILALAVTYFKI
- a CDS encoding haloacid dehalogenase-like hydrolase is translated as MKRLLDCTASDFEKMTGRELKQSILASEGRTIVAEVIGAVTPYYPAVTNAEMAAAFGADLILLNFFDVFSPSMAGLPEVEPDTIVHTLKKLVGRPIGLNLEPVDVDADRVEALIELPEGRLATEKSLRKAKELGFDFVCLTGNPKTGVSNAEITKAIQVARTVFGEDGLIIAGKMHSAGVAGEVGGSLMSTETLHGFIEAGADIILIPSPGTVPGFTVEKTAKLVDIVHEKGALAILTTGTSQEGSDEATIKQIALNSKMAGADLFHIGDAGASGMSIPENITAYSIVVRGKRHTYVRMASSVLR
- a CDS encoding DUF6241 domain-containing protein, which translates into the protein MKKYFKNLSWTQRTIMTLAIILLGTYYYFSTGSLPFQKETVTVNVEKTKDGETVVMVEDTNMAKVEKDFPLDMPEEEVMAAIHQMSHQKVKAAKKWGALPLTPNRVKRLIEVVSDNRAKYEHASVYLDILTRWSKSDFSQVDHDHNAVWKLQGGTVGAAKGIASVKEEQQFIDEHFKVKQ
- the eno gene encoding phosphopyruvate hydratase; translation: MPFIADVYAREVLDSRGNPTVEVEVFTESGAFGRALVPSGASTGEYEAVELRDGDKDRYLGKGVLKAVDNVNEIIAPMLVGEEFSVLDQVAVDHALIELDGTDNKGKLGANAILGVSMAVAHAAANYLDIPLYQYLGGFNSKQLPVPMMNIVNGGEHADNNVDIQEFMIMPVGAPNFKEALRMGAEIFHTLKSVLKGKGLNTAVGDEGGFAPNLGSNEEALQTIVEAIEKAGYKPGEEVMLAMDAASSEFYNKEDGKYHLAGEGVVKTSAEMVDWYEELANKYPIISIEDGLDENDWEGHKLLTERLGKKVQLVGDDLFVTNTKKLAEGIEKGIGNSILIKVNQIGTLTETFDAIEMAKRAGYTAVISHRSGETEDNTIADIAVATNAGQIKTGAPSRTDRVAKYNQLLRIEDQLGETSQYNGLKSFYNLSK